The DNA segment GTAAGCTACAACCTTCCCCTCGAGGTCTTCTACCTGACCATTCCCCTCTTCATGGTCCTCGTCTTCTTCTACTTCACGGACCGGGACCAGCAGGCGATCGATGCCCGCGTGGACAACCCGGACCTGGTAGTCGACGTTCGTGGCAAGCAGTGGTCCTGGGACTTCAACTACGTGAACGAAGACAAGTACTTCAGCGGAGTCCAGGCGAACCTGACCGGTGAGGAAGGTATCCCCGAGACGCTTCCCACCCTCTATCTGCCGGTAAACCAGACGGTCGAGCTCCAGCTCAATGCCCGCGATGTGCTGCACTCCTTCTGGGTGCCAGCGTTCCTGCAGAAGCGTGACATGATTCCCGGTCGCACCAACTACATCACCCTCACTCCCACACGGGAAGGCACCTTCGATGGGAAGTGCGCCGAACTGTGCGGTGAGTACCACTCGGAGATGCTCTTCAATGTTGCAGTCGTTTCGCAGCAAGAGTTTGATGCGCACATGGCCACCCTTGAGGATGGCCAGCTCGGTGAAGAATACGATCGCAACTCGTACTCCGACAACGAACTTGAACCAGCAGGGAGTAACGGCTGATGTCCACTTACGAATACACAGCTGACGATTCCGGTACCACTGTCGCACCCCGGGTTGTCCCGCGGTCCAAGGGCCGGGTAGTGGTCAGTTGGATCACCTCCACCGACCACAAGACCATCGGGTACATGTACCTGATCGCGTCCTTCGTCTTCTTCTGCTTTGCCGGCGTCATGGCGCTGGTTATCCGTGCGGAGCTCTTTGAGCCGGGGATGCAGATCCTGCAGACCAAGGAACAGTACAACCAGCTCTTCACCATGCACGGCACCGTCATGCTGCTGATGTTCGCGACCCCGCTGTTCGCCGGTTTCGCCAACGTCATCATGCCGCTTCAGATCGGTGCCCCCGACGTCGCGTTCCCACGATTGAACGCCCTGGCCTTCTGGTTCTTCCTTTTCGGCAGCACCATCGCCGTTTCCGGCTTCATCACCCCCCAGGGTGCTGCATCCTTCGGCTGGTTTGCCTATGCTCCGCTATCAAATACCACCTTCTCCCCGGGGCTCGGTGGTGACCTGTGGGTCTTCGGCCTGGCGTTGTCGGGCTTCGGTACCATCCTGGGTGCGGTCAACTTCATTACCACCATCATCTGCATGCGTGCCCCCGGCATGACCATGTGGCGGATGCCGATATTCACCTGGAACACCCTCGTCACGGCAATCCTCGTCCTGATGGCCTTCCCGCCACTGGCTGCAGCCCTCTTCGCCCTCGGCGCGGACCGGCGGTTCGGTGCGCACATCTTCGACCCGGACAACGGCGGAGCGATCCTCTGGCAGCACCTGTTCTGGTTCTTCGGCCACCCCGAGGTCTACATTATTGCGTTGCCTTTCTTCGGCATCGTTTCCGAGATTTTCCCCGTGTTCAGCCGGAAACCGGTCTTTGGCTACAAGGGCCTTGTGTACGCGACGATCGCGATCGCTGCTCTTTCGGTGACCGTCTGGGCCCACCACATGTACGTCACCGGGGCAGTACTGCTGCCGTTCTTCGCCTTCATGACCATGCTCATCGCGGTGCCGACGGGTGTGAAGTTCTTCAACTGGATAGGGACCATGTGGCGTGGCTCGATCACGTTCGAGACGCCCATGCTGTGGAGCCTCGGATTCCTGGTGACCTTCCTGTTCGGTGGACTCACCGGCATCATCCTGGCGTCACCTCCGCTCGACTTCCACGTTTCGGACACGTACTTCGTGGTGGCCCACTTCCACTACGTGGTCTTCGGCACCGTCGTCTTTGCGATGTTCGCAGGATTCTATTTCTGGTGGCCCAAGTTCACGGGCAAGATGCTCAACGAACGTCTCGGCAAGATCCACTTCTGGATGCTGTTCGTCGGCTTCCACGGCACTTTCCTGATCCAGCACTGGCTGGGTGTGATCGGTATGCCTCGCCGTTACGCGGATTACCTGCCCGAGGACGGGTTCACAGCGATGAACCAGTTCTCGACCATTGCGTCCTTCGTG comes from the Arthrobacter sp. CAN_C5 genome and includes:
- the coxB gene encoding cytochrome c oxidase subunit II, with the translated sequence MSSQHRTGTRRARVTKISSLMLVGALFLSGCSAEVQRGWLPAERDNTNHTGRIIDLWVNSWIAALIVGVITWGLIIWCIVAYRRRRNETGFPRQVSYNLPLEVFYLTIPLFMVLVFFYFTDRDQQAIDARVDNPDLVVDVRGKQWSWDFNYVNEDKYFSGVQANLTGEEGIPETLPTLYLPVNQTVELQLNARDVLHSFWVPAFLQKRDMIPGRTNYITLTPTREGTFDGKCAELCGEYHSEMLFNVAVVSQQEFDAHMATLEDGQLGEEYDRNSYSDNELEPAGSNG
- the ctaD gene encoding cytochrome c oxidase subunit I → MSTYEYTADDSGTTVAPRVVPRSKGRVVVSWITSTDHKTIGYMYLIASFVFFCFAGVMALVIRAELFEPGMQILQTKEQYNQLFTMHGTVMLLMFATPLFAGFANVIMPLQIGAPDVAFPRLNALAFWFFLFGSTIAVSGFITPQGAASFGWFAYAPLSNTTFSPGLGGDLWVFGLALSGFGTILGAVNFITTIICMRAPGMTMWRMPIFTWNTLVTAILVLMAFPPLAAALFALGADRRFGAHIFDPDNGGAILWQHLFWFFGHPEVYIIALPFFGIVSEIFPVFSRKPVFGYKGLVYATIAIAALSVTVWAHHMYVTGAVLLPFFAFMTMLIAVPTGVKFFNWIGTMWRGSITFETPMLWSLGFLVTFLFGGLTGIILASPPLDFHVSDTYFVVAHFHYVVFGTVVFAMFAGFYFWWPKFTGKMLNERLGKIHFWMLFVGFHGTFLIQHWLGVIGMPRRYADYLPEDGFTAMNQFSTIASFVLGASLIPFFWNVYITWRSGKKVEVDDPWGFGASLEWATSCPPPRHNFTSLPRIRSERPALDLHHPELQQQHTPSSAVGQALGAADRKDA